The Limnochorda sp. LNt genome includes a region encoding these proteins:
- the asnS gene encoding asparagine--tRNA ligase, with translation MDGKGPRVFIDEIGRYVGQEVEVWGWVYNSRSSGRLVFVLVRDGTGILQSVVSQRDVPESVWAAATSLTQESSVKVAGLVRADARAPGGYELAVTGLEVVQVAREYPITPKEHGVDFLMDHRHLWLRSRRQHAILRIRSTLVGAVRDFFDSRGFVLVDAPILTPASVEGTTALFSTDYFGTPAYLSQSGQLYMEAAAMAFGRVYCFGPTFRAERSKTRRHLMEFWMVEPEVAYAELDDIVRLAEELVTWVVERVLERHRPELALLERDTAPLERVKPPFARITYDQAIEILRREGAPVEWGADFGGDEETVLARAFDRPVFVTHYPAHIKAFYMKPDPARPEVVLGVDLLAPEGYGEIIGGGQRIDDLDLLLRRMEEQRLPREAYEWYVDLRRYGSVPHAGFGMGIERVLAWICGLAHVREAIPFPRMLYRLYP, from the coding sequence ATGGACGGCAAGGGTCCCCGGGTCTTCATCGACGAGATCGGGCGCTACGTCGGCCAGGAGGTGGAGGTCTGGGGGTGGGTCTACAACAGCCGCTCGAGCGGACGGCTGGTCTTCGTGCTGGTGAGGGACGGCACCGGCATCCTGCAGTCGGTGGTCTCCCAGCGGGACGTCCCCGAGTCCGTCTGGGCGGCGGCCACGTCCCTCACTCAGGAGTCCTCCGTCAAGGTGGCGGGGCTGGTCAGGGCCGATGCCCGGGCGCCGGGGGGCTACGAGCTGGCCGTGACGGGGCTCGAGGTGGTGCAGGTCGCGCGGGAGTATCCCATCACGCCCAAGGAGCACGGCGTCGACTTCTTGATGGACCACCGGCACCTGTGGCTGCGCAGCCGACGCCAGCACGCCATCCTGCGCATCCGCAGCACCCTGGTGGGGGCGGTACGCGACTTCTTCGACTCGCGGGGCTTCGTGCTGGTCGACGCCCCCATCCTGACGCCCGCCTCGGTGGAGGGGACCACCGCTCTCTTCAGCACCGACTACTTCGGCACGCCCGCCTACCTGAGCCAGAGCGGCCAGCTCTACATGGAGGCGGCCGCGATGGCCTTCGGCCGGGTCTACTGCTTCGGCCCGACCTTCCGCGCCGAGAGGTCCAAGACACGCCGGCACCTGATGGAATTCTGGATGGTCGAGCCGGAGGTGGCGTACGCGGAGCTGGACGACATCGTGCGCCTGGCGGAGGAGCTGGTGACCTGGGTCGTCGAGCGCGTGCTGGAGCGCCACCGCCCGGAGCTGGCCCTGCTCGAGCGCGACACGGCGCCGCTGGAGCGGGTCAAACCACCCTTCGCCCGGATCACGTACGACCAGGCCATCGAGATCCTGCGGCGAGAGGGCGCACCGGTGGAGTGGGGCGCGGACTTCGGGGGCGACGAGGAGACGGTCCTGGCTCGGGCCTTCGACCGGCCCGTCTTCGTCACCCACTATCCGGCGCACATCAAGGCCTTCTACATGAAGCCCGACCCCGCGCGCCCCGAGGTGGTGCTGGGGGTCGACCTGCTGGCGCCCGAGGGCTACGGCGAGATCATCGGGGGCGGCCAGCGCATCGACGACCTCGACCTGCTGCTCCGGCGGATGGAAGAGCAACGCCTGCCCCGCGAGGCCTACGAGTGGTACGTGGACCTGCGGCGGTACGGCTCGGTGCCCCACGCCGGCTTTGGGATGGGCATCGAGCGTGTGCTGGCCTGGATCTGCGGGCTGGCCCACGTGCGGGAGGCCATCCCCTTCCCCCGGATGCTCTACCGGCTCTATCCTTGA
- a CDS encoding YlbF family regulator — protein MDQSAQAGIPREISEAIHTLARLLSNLPEVEQLRQAREEIGRHEAARIMLRDLRRRERQLAEKSRRGETPSPQELEELEKVAEVVTYNPYVRALLQAEMAYAGLMAAVVGALEEALQLPALPDEVEGGGVPATPSAGQTGATEGPGGIQPGGRVTLARPKLWVPGQP, from the coding sequence ATGGACCAGTCGGCGCAGGCCGGGATTCCCCGGGAAATATCCGAGGCCATCCACACCCTGGCGCGGCTTCTGTCGAACCTGCCCGAGGTCGAGCAGCTGAGGCAGGCCAGGGAGGAGATCGGGCGGCACGAGGCGGCCCGCATCATGTTGCGGGACCTGCGCCGTCGGGAGCGGCAGCTGGCGGAGAAGAGCCGCCGGGGGGAGACGCCCAGCCCCCAGGAGCTGGAGGAGCTGGAGAAGGTGGCCGAGGTGGTGACCTACAACCCATACGTGCGGGCCCTGTTGCAGGCCGAGATGGCCTACGCGGGCCTGATGGCAGCGGTGGTGGGCGCCCTCGAGGAGGCGCTGCAGCTGCCCGCCCTCCCCGACGAGGTGGAGGGGGGCGGCGTGCCAGCCACGCCGTCAGCAGGCCAGACGGGCGCGACGGAGGGGCCAGGCGGCATCCAGCCGGGCGGGCGGGTGACGCTGGCGCGACCCAAGCTCTGGGTGCCCGGCCAACCGTGA
- a CDS encoding RtcB family protein has product MTMGLALEPAGPNRYRLARQGAMRVDAYVYLNESLRRDFDEPVALQQLADAASLPGVVHRVVGMPDIHQGFGLPIGGVVATDARTGVVSAGAVGYDINCGVRLIRSDLARSDASRQRLRQLMEAVERRIPAGVGKRSRHRELASRLPEILVGGGARLVELGYGTPDDVEATEQYGRVAGADPDAVSREALERADQLATVGGGNHFIEIGYVERVLDARLAERFGLFEGQLTVLVHSGSRGFGHQICADYAGAMAQEASRHGIALPSRGLAAAPIDSALGRRYLGAMHCAINFAFANRQLMTHDIREAFAEVLGQSWEALGMRVVYDVAHNIAKFEEHFGRRLLVHRKGATRALPAGHPVNPRRYVASGHPVLMPGSMGTASYVAVGLPGIEETFTSANHGAGRVLSRAEARRQFSRERLQASLGEVLYNVADVRAIADEAPGAYKDIDAVVDTLAEIGLTRKVARLRPLAVIKGEGD; this is encoded by the coding sequence ATGACCATGGGCCTCGCACTGGAGCCCGCGGGACCCAATCGCTACCGCCTGGCCCGCCAGGGCGCCATGCGGGTCGACGCCTACGTCTATCTCAACGAGAGCTTGCGCCGCGACTTCGACGAGCCCGTGGCGTTACAGCAGCTGGCCGACGCGGCCTCGCTGCCGGGCGTCGTACACCGGGTCGTGGGGATGCCCGACATCCACCAGGGCTTCGGCCTGCCCATCGGCGGGGTGGTGGCCACCGACGCTCGCACGGGCGTCGTATCGGCGGGGGCCGTCGGCTACGACATCAACTGCGGCGTGCGCCTGATCCGGTCGGACCTGGCCCGCTCCGACGCATCCCGTCAACGCCTGCGCCAGCTGATGGAGGCGGTGGAGCGGCGGATCCCAGCCGGGGTCGGCAAGCGCTCCCGTCACCGGGAGCTGGCGTCGCGCCTGCCCGAGATCCTGGTGGGGGGCGGCGCGCGCTTGGTGGAGCTGGGTTACGGCACGCCGGACGATGTGGAGGCGACCGAGCAGTACGGACGGGTCGCCGGGGCCGACCCCGACGCCGTCAGCCGAGAGGCGCTCGAGCGCGCGGACCAGCTGGCCACCGTGGGCGGTGGCAACCACTTCATCGAGATCGGCTACGTGGAGCGGGTGCTGGATGCCCGGCTGGCCGAGAGGTTCGGCCTCTTCGAAGGGCAGTTGACGGTGCTGGTGCACTCGGGCAGCCGGGGCTTCGGCCACCAGATCTGCGCCGACTACGCCGGAGCCATGGCCCAGGAGGCCTCCCGGCACGGGATCGCGCTGCCTTCACGGGGCCTGGCCGCCGCTCCCATCGACTCGGCCCTGGGGCGGCGGTACCTGGGGGCCATGCACTGCGCCATCAACTTCGCCTTCGCCAATCGCCAGCTGATGACCCACGACATCCGGGAGGCCTTCGCCGAGGTGCTGGGCCAGTCGTGGGAGGCGCTGGGCATGCGAGTGGTCTACGACGTGGCTCACAACATCGCCAAGTTCGAGGAGCACTTCGGCCGGCGGCTTCTGGTGCACCGCAAGGGTGCCACGCGGGCCCTGCCCGCCGGCCACCCCGTCAACCCGCGCCGCTACGTGGCCTCCGGGCATCCCGTGCTGATGCCCGGCAGCATGGGCACGGCCTCGTACGTCGCGGTCGGGTTGCCCGGCATCGAGGAGACCTTCACCTCCGCCAATCACGGGGCGGGCCGCGTGCTGTCGCGAGCCGAGGCCCGCCGGCAGTTCAGCCGGGAGAGGCTGCAGGCCAGCCTGGGCGAGGTGCTCTACAACGTGGCCGACGTGCGCGCCATCGCCGACGAGGCTCCCGGCGCCTACAAGGACATCGACGCGGTGGTCGACACCCTGGCGGAGATCGGCCTCACCCGCAAGGTGGCCAGGTTGCGGCCGCTGGCCGTCATCAAGGGCGAGGGCGACTGA
- the gyrA gene encoding DNA gyrase subunit A, with protein MAEEQRIGKVIPIELEDEMRRSYIDYAMSVIVDRALPDVRDGLKPVQRRILYVMNELNLRPDRPHKKSAAVVGEVMGKYHPHGDAPIYEAMVRMAQDFSYRYPLVDGHGNYGSVDGDPPAAMRYTEARLSAIAMEMLRDIDKQTVDFVPNYDGTQQQPVVLPARIPNLLINGASGIAVGMATNVPPHNLGEIVDALVLLIDRPDASDEELLAVVKGPDFPTGGIIMGVQGIRDAYLTGRGHIRVRARLSTEPMGGGRVRIVVTELPYMVNKATLIAKIADLVRERRIEGITEVRDESDREGLRIAIELRRDAQPQVIINRLLKHTQLEDTYGVIMLALVDGTPQVLTLRQALRHYLDFQVEVVTRRTRFDLERARERLHIVEGLRIALDHIDAIIELIRSSPDEATARRGLMERFGLTERQATAILEMQLRRLTGLEREKLDREHAELTQTIARLTAILGDVGEVYRIIKEELLEIRQRFADPRRTEIQEEASEVSEDDLVALEDVVITLTHNGYIKRQPTSTYRSQRRGGRGISAMATRDEDFVEHLFIATTHTRVLLFTDMGRMYHLKGREIPEASRGARGTSIYNLLPMSAAESVAAAIAVTSFDDGRYLFMATRNGIVKKTPLSEFATNRQGIIACHLDADDRLVGVRLTEGEHEILLVTRDGQAVRFAEEDVRPMGRASRGVIGIRLEPGDRVVAMDAARQGADVLIVTEQGYGKRTPVEEYRLTRRGGKGVRAIGHSDRNGPVVGMRVVEEDDEVMVISVRGIMIRLGVSGVSRQGRTARGVVLMRLDEGDAVAALAQIAAARNGDEEPN; from the coding sequence ATGGCCGAGGAGCAGCGGATCGGCAAGGTCATCCCCATCGAACTCGAGGACGAGATGCGGCGCTCCTACATCGACTATGCGATGAGCGTCATCGTCGACCGCGCGCTGCCCGACGTGCGCGACGGCCTCAAGCCGGTCCAGCGCCGCATCCTCTACGTGATGAACGAGCTCAACCTCCGTCCGGACCGTCCCCACAAGAAGTCGGCAGCCGTCGTGGGCGAGGTGATGGGGAAGTACCACCCCCACGGGGATGCGCCCATCTACGAGGCCATGGTGCGCATGGCCCAGGACTTCTCGTATCGCTATCCGCTGGTCGACGGGCACGGCAACTACGGCAGCGTCGATGGCGATCCGCCGGCGGCCATGCGCTACACCGAGGCGCGCCTGTCCGCCATCGCCATGGAGATGCTGCGGGACATCGACAAGCAGACCGTCGACTTCGTCCCCAACTACGACGGCACGCAGCAGCAGCCGGTGGTCCTGCCCGCCCGCATCCCCAACCTGCTCATCAACGGGGCCTCGGGCATCGCCGTCGGGATGGCGACCAACGTGCCCCCCCACAACCTGGGTGAGATCGTCGACGCCCTGGTGCTGCTCATCGACCGGCCCGACGCCAGCGACGAGGAGTTGCTCGCCGTCGTCAAGGGGCCCGACTTTCCCACGGGTGGCATCATCATGGGGGTCCAGGGCATCCGCGACGCCTATCTGACCGGACGGGGCCACATCCGGGTGCGGGCCCGCCTGTCGACCGAGCCCATGGGGGGCGGCCGGGTCCGCATCGTCGTCACGGAGCTGCCCTACATGGTCAACAAGGCCACCCTCATCGCCAAGATCGCCGACCTGGTGCGGGAACGGCGCATCGAGGGCATCACGGAGGTGCGCGACGAGTCGGATCGGGAGGGGCTGCGGATCGCCATCGAGCTGCGGCGCGACGCGCAGCCCCAGGTGATCATCAACCGGCTGCTCAAGCACACCCAGCTGGAGGATACCTACGGCGTCATCATGCTGGCGCTGGTCGACGGCACCCCCCAGGTGCTGACGCTGCGCCAGGCGTTGCGCCACTACCTGGACTTCCAGGTGGAGGTAGTGACGCGGCGCACCCGCTTCGACCTGGAGCGGGCCCGGGAGCGCCTGCACATCGTCGAGGGCCTGCGCATCGCGCTGGATCACATCGACGCCATCATCGAGCTGATCCGCTCCTCGCCCGACGAGGCCACGGCCCGGCGAGGGCTGATGGAGCGCTTCGGCCTGACGGAGCGCCAGGCCACCGCCATCCTCGAGATGCAGCTGCGCCGCCTGACGGGTCTGGAGCGCGAGAAGCTGGACCGGGAGCATGCCGAGCTGACCCAGACCATTGCCCGCCTCACGGCCATCCTGGGCGATGTGGGCGAGGTGTACCGCATCATCAAGGAGGAGCTCCTCGAGATCCGCCAGCGCTTCGCCGATCCCCGGCGCACGGAGATCCAGGAGGAGGCATCCGAGGTGTCGGAGGACGACCTGGTGGCTCTGGAGGACGTCGTCATCACCCTGACCCACAACGGCTACATCAAGCGCCAGCCGACCTCCACCTACCGCAGCCAGCGCCGGGGCGGGCGGGGCATCTCGGCCATGGCGACGCGCGACGAGGATTTCGTCGAGCACCTCTTCATCGCCACCACCCATACCCGGGTGCTGTTGTTCACCGACATGGGCCGGATGTATCACTTGAAGGGGCGGGAGATCCCCGAGGCCTCCCGGGGCGCCCGGGGCACCTCCATCTACAACTTGCTGCCCATGTCGGCCGCGGAGTCGGTGGCGGCGGCCATCGCGGTCACCAGCTTCGACGACGGGCGCTACCTCTTCATGGCGACCCGCAACGGGATCGTCAAGAAGACGCCGCTGTCGGAGTTCGCCACCAACCGCCAGGGCATCATCGCCTGCCACCTCGACGCCGACGACCGCCTGGTAGGAGTGCGCCTGACCGAGGGCGAGCACGAGATCTTGCTGGTGACCCGAGATGGGCAGGCGGTGCGCTTCGCCGAGGAGGACGTGCGCCCCATGGGAAGGGCCAGCCGGGGCGTCATCGGTATCCGCCTGGAGCCCGGCGACCGCGTGGTGGCCATGGACGCCGCCCGCCAGGGGGCCGACGTCCTCATCGTCACCGAGCAGGGCTACGGCAAGCGCACGCCGGTAGAGGAGTACCGTCTGACGCGGCGGGGCGGCAAGGGCGTGCGCGCCATCGGACACAGCGACCGCAACGGCCCCGTGGTCGGCATGCGGGTCGTCGAGGAGGACGACGAGGTGATGGTGATCTCGGTGCGGGGGATCATGATCCGACTCGGCGTCTCGGGTGTCTCCCGGCAGGGGCGCACGGCCCGAGGCGTGGTATTGATGCGACTCGACGAGGGCGACGCCGTGGCCGCGCTGGCCCAGATCGCCGCAGCGCGCAACGGCGACGAGGAGCCCAACTGA
- the gyrB gene encoding DNA topoisomerase (ATP-hydrolyzing) subunit B, with protein sequence MTPYGAQQIQVLEGLEAVRRRPGMYIGSTDEHGLHHLVWEVVDNSVDEAMNGFCTQIEVRIHPDGSLSVDDDGRGIPVDVHPRTGRPAVETVLTTLHAGGKFGENGGYKVSGGLHGVGVSVVNALSEWLEVQVRLNGQVYRQRYQRGKPTTELEVIGPTDRTGTLVRFKPDSEVFETTAFDYDTILQRLRNLAFLNAGLELRLIDERSGRSDTLRYDGGIVEFVRYLNRNKEPLHPTVIYARRELNGTQIEIALQYNTGYLETVIPFANNIHTTEGGTHLAGFRAALTRTLNDAARKLGMLKDGQDNLTGDDVREGLTAVVSVKLQEPQFEGQTKTKLGNSEVKGWVDSVAGEAIALFLEEHPQEARRILDKCITAARAREAARKARELTRRKSALESGGLPGKLADCIITDPEQCELFLVEGDSAGGTAKQGRDRRFQAIMPLRGKILNVEKAGMEKILANLEIRAMITALGTGVGEEFDISKSRYGRIILMTDADVDGAHIRTLLLTFFYRYAREFIEQGRVYIALPPLYRVRKGKQERYCYSDAELERVLKEMGSSGVEIQRYKGLGEMNAEQLWETTMNPETRTILQVTMEDAVAADEIFTILMGEQVEPRRQFIQRHAREVRNLDV encoded by the coding sequence GTGACGCCTTACGGCGCTCAGCAGATCCAGGTGCTCGAAGGCCTGGAGGCGGTGCGCCGCCGCCCCGGCATGTACATCGGCAGCACCGACGAGCACGGTTTGCACCACCTCGTCTGGGAGGTGGTCGACAACAGCGTCGACGAGGCGATGAACGGCTTCTGCACCCAGATCGAGGTGCGGATCCATCCCGACGGCTCGCTGTCGGTGGACGACGACGGGCGGGGCATCCCCGTCGACGTCCACCCCCGCACCGGCCGGCCGGCGGTCGAGACGGTGTTGACCACGCTGCATGCCGGCGGCAAGTTCGGCGAAAACGGCGGCTACAAGGTGAGCGGCGGGCTGCACGGGGTCGGCGTCTCCGTGGTCAACGCGCTGTCGGAGTGGCTGGAGGTGCAGGTCCGTCTCAACGGACAGGTCTACCGTCAGCGCTACCAGCGGGGCAAGCCGACGACCGAGCTCGAGGTCATCGGGCCCACGGACCGCACGGGCACCCTGGTGCGCTTCAAGCCCGATTCCGAGGTCTTCGAGACGACGGCGTTCGACTACGACACCATCTTGCAGAGGCTGCGCAACCTGGCCTTCCTCAACGCCGGGCTGGAGCTCCGTCTCATCGACGAGCGCAGCGGACGCAGCGATACCCTCCGCTACGACGGCGGCATCGTCGAGTTCGTCCGGTACCTCAACCGCAACAAGGAGCCGTTGCACCCCACGGTCATCTATGCCCGCCGCGAGCTCAACGGCACCCAGATCGAGATCGCGCTGCAGTACAACACCGGCTACCTGGAGACGGTCATCCCCTTCGCCAACAACATTCACACGACCGAGGGCGGCACCCATCTGGCTGGCTTCCGGGCGGCGCTGACCCGCACCCTCAACGACGCGGCGCGCAAGCTCGGCATGCTCAAGGACGGCCAGGACAACCTGACCGGCGACGACGTGCGCGAGGGGCTCACCGCGGTCGTGAGCGTCAAGCTGCAGGAGCCCCAGTTCGAGGGGCAGACCAAGACCAAGCTGGGCAACAGCGAGGTGAAGGGCTGGGTCGACTCCGTCGCCGGCGAGGCCATCGCGCTCTTTCTGGAGGAGCATCCCCAGGAGGCGCGGCGCATCCTCGACAAATGCATCACGGCGGCCAGGGCCCGGGAGGCGGCCCGCAAGGCCCGCGAGCTGACCCGGCGCAAGAGCGCCCTGGAGAGCGGGGGGCTGCCGGGCAAGCTGGCCGACTGCATCATCACCGACCCCGAGCAGTGCGAGCTCTTCCTGGTCGAGGGCGATTCGGCAGGCGGCACCGCCAAGCAGGGGCGGGACCGGCGCTTTCAGGCCATCATGCCCCTGCGGGGCAAGATCCTCAACGTCGAGAAGGCCGGCATGGAGAAGATCCTCGCCAACCTCGAGATCCGCGCCATGATCACGGCGCTCGGCACGGGGGTGGGCGAGGAGTTCGACATCTCCAAGAGCCGCTACGGGCGCATCATCCTGATGACCGATGCCGACGTCGACGGGGCCCACATCCGCACCCTGCTGCTCACCTTCTTCTACCGCTACGCCCGCGAGTTCATCGAGCAGGGGCGGGTCTACATCGCCCTGCCGCCGCTCTATCGCGTGCGCAAGGGCAAGCAGGAGCGCTACTGCTACTCCGATGCCGAACTGGAGCGGGTGCTCAAGGAGATGGGCTCGAGCGGCGTCGAGATCCAGCGCTACAAGGGTCTCGGCGAGATGAACGCCGAGCAGCTGTGGGAGACCACCATGAACCCCGAGACCCGCACCATCTTGCAGGTGACCATGGAGGACGCGGTGGCCGCCGACGAGATCTTCACCATCCTGATGGGCGAGCAGGTGGAGCCACGGCGCCAGTTCATCCAGCGGCATGCCCGGGAGGTCCGCAACCTGGACGTCTGA
- the remB gene encoding extracellular matrix regulator RemB: MYVHLGDDVVIRARDVVAIVDLAALQRRGLALDKILGSGDHVAVTWVGDGVGTSLVVTPGRLYVSPISPMTLRRRASMPWSGERDGDGSPVVVGRGRRRAGRRRRRGA, translated from the coding sequence GTGTACGTCCACTTGGGAGACGACGTGGTGATCCGGGCTCGGGACGTGGTCGCCATCGTGGATCTGGCGGCCCTGCAGCGGCGCGGTCTCGCTCTCGACAAGATCCTGGGGTCGGGTGACCACGTCGCCGTCACCTGGGTAGGGGACGGGGTCGGCACCTCGCTGGTGGTGACGCCCGGTCGCCTCTACGTCTCCCCCATCTCTCCCATGACGCTGCGTCGCCGCGCCAGCATGCCCTGGTCGGGCGAGCGGGACGGCGACGGGTCGCCCGTGGTCGTCGGCCGGGGCCGCCGTCGTGCTGGACGGCGCCGGCGCCGGGGGGCCTGA
- the recF gene encoding DNA replication/repair protein RecF (All proteins in this family for which functions are known are DNA-binding proteins that assist the filamentation of RecA onto DNA for the initiation of recombination or recombinational repair.) — protein MRIVSLRVAQFRNYESVELEPHPRLNLVVGPNAQGKTNLLEAIWVLGGARSPRASDPRAMIRFGHPQAVVEARLSLDATGAERDLRLDLRPGGRLFRINGKAITRHADVLGTLAALWFSPDEVDVVRGGPAHRRRFIDLILAQADPLYRAGLLRYVQVLRQRNGLLRAAVKGASASAALLAIWDEELAQSGAELVVGRLGLLRDLAPVASLVYQRMAGDGAPLEVAYQARYDIGPSGSPDAEAVREGLLRRLQALRVAERARGVTLAGPHRDDLVVRAGETDLRHYGSRGQQRMAAVALFVAAWEWMRARLGEAPVLLLDDVTSELDELRRRRLLTVLPAEAQTFITATEASLLEGAGPSPGAPGRTWRVSAGRLELVPGR, from the coding sequence GTGAGGATCGTCTCGCTGCGGGTGGCGCAGTTTCGCAACTACGAGTCCGTGGAGCTCGAGCCGCACCCCCGTCTCAACCTCGTCGTCGGCCCCAACGCGCAGGGCAAGACCAACCTCCTCGAGGCCATCTGGGTGCTTGGAGGTGCCCGCTCCCCTCGAGCCAGCGACCCCCGGGCCATGATCCGGTTCGGCCACCCCCAGGCCGTGGTGGAGGCGCGGCTCTCCTTGGACGCCACGGGAGCCGAGCGCGATCTGCGCCTCGACTTGCGGCCGGGCGGCCGGCTTTTTCGCATCAACGGCAAGGCCATCACGCGCCATGCCGACGTGCTCGGCACGCTGGCAGCGCTGTGGTTCTCGCCCGACGAGGTGGACGTGGTACGGGGCGGCCCGGCCCATCGCCGGCGCTTCATCGATCTGATCCTGGCGCAGGCCGATCCCCTCTACCGGGCGGGCCTGTTGCGCTACGTCCAGGTGCTGCGCCAGCGAAACGGGCTCTTGCGCGCGGCCGTCAAAGGGGCCTCGGCGTCGGCGGCCCTGCTGGCGATATGGGACGAGGAGCTTGCGCAGAGCGGGGCGGAGCTGGTGGTGGGCCGCCTGGGGCTGCTACGCGATCTGGCGCCCGTCGCCTCCCTCGTCTACCAGCGCATGGCGGGCGACGGTGCCCCCCTGGAGGTGGCCTACCAGGCACGCTACGACATCGGACCCTCGGGGTCACCCGACGCGGAGGCCGTCCGGGAGGGGCTGCTGCGACGGCTCCAGGCGCTACGGGTCGCGGAGCGGGCCCGGGGCGTGACGCTGGCGGGGCCCCACCGGGACGACCTCGTGGTGCGCGCGGGCGAGACCGATCTGCGTCACTACGGCTCCCGAGGGCAGCAGCGGATGGCGGCGGTGGCGCTGTTCGTGGCGGCGTGGGAGTGGATGCGGGCCCGGCTGGGGGAGGCGCCGGTGTTGCTGCTGGACGACGTCACCTCGGAGCTCGACGAGCTGCGCCGGCGTCGGCTCCTGACCGTCCTGCCCGCCGAGGCGCAGACCTTCATCACGGCTACCGAGGCGTCGCTGCTGGAGGGCGCGGGCCCCTCTCCCGGCGCTCCGGGCAGGACATGGAGGGTTTCGGCCGGTCGGCTGGAACTTGTTCCGGGCCGCTGA
- a CDS encoding RNA-binding S4 domain-containing protein — MAAVPVSIRVEPIELQQFLKLSGAARTGGEAKTLVARGLVKVNGLRELRRSRKLYPGDEVEVVGRGQFVVIARLG; from the coding sequence GTGGCAGCCGTCCCTGTCAGCATCCGGGTCGAGCCCATCGAGCTGCAGCAGTTCCTCAAGCTGAGCGGGGCCGCTCGCACGGGCGGAGAGGCCAAGACGCTGGTGGCGCGCGGCCTGGTCAAGGTCAACGGCCTGAGGGAGTTGCGGCGCTCGCGAAAGCTCTACCCGGGTGACGAGGTGGAAGTGGTGGGCCGAGGGCAGTTCGTCGTCATCGCGCGGCTGGGCTGA
- the dnaN gene encoding DNA polymerase III subunit beta, with amino-acid sequence MIVTCARERLATALALAERAAATGENLPVLGGVRLHAAGGRLELAATDLEMSVSAGVEALVEEPGERVVDARLFSALVRRLQGQDVGLRSGADGQVFEVRAGGSRFSLVSMAADEFPELPQLADGWRVQLPAGDLARAITQCRFASAVSDQRPVLSGVLLESEEGLLRLVATDSSRLAYREIPIAGLTPFGNAGLFSPRAILPARALEEMRRMCASVDPDIAVSLSLGERLAELEVTTARLTTRLIEGNFPPYRQVFLDDLPSRVRFRRPSLLDAVQRVALLSRRGPAVVQISVEEGQVLLRSAVADSGEGEERVEAYAEGPGFTVAYQARFLEEFLKAFDEEEVELELGDPARQGTFRIAGDPGYRYIVMPWRTG; translated from the coding sequence ATGATCGTCACATGTGCTCGTGAGCGCCTCGCCACGGCCCTGGCCCTGGCCGAGCGGGCAGCCGCCACCGGCGAGAACCTGCCCGTGCTGGGGGGCGTCCGGCTCCACGCCGCCGGCGGGCGCCTGGAGCTGGCCGCCACCGACCTGGAGATGTCCGTCTCGGCAGGCGTGGAGGCCCTCGTCGAGGAGCCGGGGGAGAGGGTCGTGGATGCCCGGCTCTTCTCGGCCCTGGTGCGGCGGCTGCAGGGGCAGGACGTGGGCCTGCGGTCGGGCGCCGACGGCCAGGTGTTCGAGGTGAGAGCCGGGGGCTCGCGATTCTCCCTGGTCTCGATGGCGGCCGACGAGTTTCCGGAGCTACCGCAGCTGGCCGATGGTTGGCGGGTGCAACTGCCGGCAGGCGACCTGGCACGTGCCATCACGCAGTGTCGCTTCGCCAGCGCGGTCTCGGACCAGCGCCCCGTGCTGAGTGGCGTCTTGCTCGAGAGCGAAGAGGGGCTCCTGCGGCTGGTGGCCACCGACAGCTCACGGCTCGCCTACCGCGAGATCCCCATCGCCGGGCTCACGCCCTTCGGCAACGCGGGGCTTTTCTCCCCTCGTGCCATCTTGCCGGCCCGTGCGCTGGAGGAGATGCGGCGGATGTGCGCCTCGGTGGATCCCGACATCGCGGTGAGCCTCTCCCTGGGCGAGCGTCTGGCGGAGCTCGAGGTGACCACCGCTCGCCTCACCACCCGCCTCATCGAGGGCAACTTCCCGCCGTACCGGCAGGTCTTCCTGGACGACCTCCCGAGCCGGGTGCGGTTCCGGCGGCCCTCCTTGCTCGATGCGGTGCAGCGGGTCGCCCTCTTGAGCCGCCGTGGGCCCGCGGTCGTCCAGATCTCCGTGGAGGAGGGCCAGGTGCTCTTGCGCAGCGCTGTGGCCGACTCCGGCGAGGGAGAGGAGAGGGTCGAGGCGTACGCCGAGGGGCCGGGTTTCACCGTCGCCTACCAGGCCCGCTTCCTGGAAGAGTTTCTCAAGGCCTTCGACGAGGAGGAGGTAGAGCTGGAGCTGGGCGATCCTGCCCGCCAGGGCACCTTCCGGATCGCCGGCGATCCTGGATACCGCTATATAGTGATGCCGTGGCGCACGGGCTAA